Proteins from a genomic interval of Bacteroides sp.:
- a CDS encoding UDP-glucuronic acid decarboxylase family protein — translation MKKRILVTGGAGFVGSHLCEALLLRGHEVFCLDNFFTGQKENILHLLNDPYFELIRHDITMPFFIEADEIYNLACPASPIHYQYNGIKTIKTSVMGAINMLGLAKRLNARVLQASTSEVYGDPEVHPQTESYWGNVNPIGPRACYDEGKRCAESLFVNYHRQNHVKIKIARIFNTYGPRMHPNDGRVVSNFIVQALRGEDITIFGDGTQTRSFCYVEDMVKALIGLMETPDEVTGPMNLGNPGEFTMLQLAEMVLKLTGSKSSITHMPLPQDDPMQRQPDITYARKTIGWEPYTQLEEGLAHTIRYFKSILNL, via the coding sequence ATGAAAAAAAGAATTCTGGTAACCGGTGGAGCAGGCTTTGTAGGTTCACACCTCTGCGAAGCTTTGCTGCTTAGAGGTCACGAAGTATTTTGTCTCGATAATTTTTTCACCGGGCAGAAAGAGAATATTCTGCACCTGCTCAACGACCCTTATTTCGAGCTCATCAGGCACGACATTACCATGCCTTTCTTTATCGAAGCCGACGAGATCTATAACCTGGCTTGTCCTGCATCGCCCATCCACTATCAGTATAATGGCATCAAAACCATCAAGACCTCGGTGATGGGCGCCATCAATATGCTGGGACTGGCCAAGCGCCTCAATGCCAGGGTGCTTCAGGCCTCTACCAGCGAGGTATATGGCGATCCCGAAGTGCACCCCCAGACCGAAAGTTACTGGGGCAATGTGAATCCCATCGGCCCCAGGGCTTGCTACGACGAAGGCAAGCGCTGTGCTGAATCCTTGTTTGTCAATTATCACCGCCAGAATCACGTGAAGATCAAGATCGCAAGGATATTCAACACTTATGGCCCGCGGATGCATCCCAACGACGGGCGTGTGGTTTCCAACTTTATCGTCCAGGCCCTGCGCGGCGAGGATATCACCATTTTTGGGGATGGCACCCAGACCCGCAGCTTTTGTTATGTTGAAGATATGGTGAAGGCCCTCATCGGTCTGATGGAGACGCCTGATGAAGTGACCGGACCCATGAACCTAGGGAATCCAGGTGAGTTCACAATGCTTCAACTGGCCGAAATGGTGCTGAAACTTACCGGCTCCAAATCTTCCATTACACATATGCCCCTGCCCCAGGACGACCCCATGCAGCGACAGCCCGACATCACCTATGCACGAAAAACCATCGGCTGGGAACCCTATACCCAACTGGAGGAAGGCCTTGCACATACCATCCGTTACTTTAAATCGATTCTAAACCTTTAA
- the rfbD gene encoding dTDP-4-dehydrorhamnose reductase, translating to MNILITGSNGQLGSEFRELAPSSPQHQFFFTDVEELDVTNPDKVYKYMKANKIECVVNCVGYTQVDKAEDDRPQATLLNATATKYLAEASSRVGAMLVHISTDYVFEGKNFKPYTENDTANPKSIYGKSKLDGEIEVMFNAKRAIIIRTSWLYSASGHNFVKTILEKAKTEKELKVIFDQIGTPTYARDLAKVILEIIPKVPSKVRGEIYNFSNEGVASWYDFAKAIIEIKGLDCKVIPVLTKDFPQNAQRPQYSVLNKSR from the coding sequence ATGAATATCCTCATAACAGGCAGTAACGGCCAGCTTGGCAGTGAGTTCAGGGAACTGGCCCCCAGTAGCCCGCAGCATCAGTTTTTCTTCACCGATGTGGAGGAATTGGATGTAACGAATCCAGATAAGGTATATAAGTATATGAAGGCCAACAAGATTGAATGTGTGGTAAACTGCGTGGGCTATACCCAGGTGGATAAAGCTGAAGATGACAGGCCTCAGGCTACCCTCCTGAATGCAACGGCTACCAAATACCTGGCAGAGGCTTCCAGCAGGGTAGGAGCCATGCTCGTCCATATCTCCACCGACTATGTCTTTGAAGGCAAGAACTTTAAACCCTATACCGAAAATGATACCGCCAACCCCAAGTCGATTTACGGAAAATCCAAACTGGATGGCGAGATCGAAGTGATGTTCAATGCCAAACGGGCCATCATCATCCGGACCTCCTGGCTTTATTCGGCATCCGGGCATAACTTTGTTAAGACCATTCTTGAAAAAGCTAAAACTGAGAAAGAATTGAAGGTGATCTTTGATCAGATAGGCACGCCCACCTATGCCCGCGACCTCGCTAAGGTTATCCTTGAGATCATCCCCAAGGTCCCGTCAAAGGTTAGGGGCGAGATCTATAACTTCAGCAATGAAGGCGTAGCCAGCTGGTATGATTTCGCCAAAGCCATCATTGAAATCAAAGGGCTTGATTGCAAGGTCATACCTGTGCTCACCAAGGATTTCCCCCAAAATGCCCAGCGTCCCCAGTACAGTGTTCTGAACAAAAGCCGTAT